A genomic segment from Arcobacter sp. CECT 8986 encodes:
- a CDS encoding NAD-dependent epimerase/dehydratase family protein — protein MNILVTGAAGFIASHIIEELLENKQNTVIGIDNFYSGTKENIEYIISCDKDKKFTFIEADIRDFEKINKIIKEFNIIYVYHLAAIVSVQESIQNPLLSNDVNVKGTLNILEASRQNSVKRILFSSSAAVYGSEPTLPKSENSPTKPISPYGYDKLMGEQYMKLYSELYNIETVVLRYFNVYGPRQSATSDYSGVISIFEKKFQNDEIANIYGDGEQYRDFVYVKDVANANIIAMNTSNISGEVICVGTGNKTSINDIVKVLNEKYNKKIKVKYFNSRDGDIKESVCENYKIKRVLNIATFIKFENGVMYL, from the coding sequence TTGAATATTCTAGTTACAGGTGCAGCTGGGTTTATAGCTTCTCACATTATTGAAGAACTCTTGGAAAATAAACAAAACACTGTAATAGGTATAGATAATTTTTATAGTGGTACAAAAGAGAATATCGAATACATAATATCGTGTGATAAAGATAAGAAATTCACTTTTATAGAAGCTGATATTAGAGACTTTGAAAAAATTAATAAAATTATCAAAGAGTTTAATATAATTTATGTATATCATTTAGCGGCAATAGTATCCGTGCAAGAATCTATTCAAAATCCACTTTTATCTAATGATGTAAATGTAAAAGGTACTTTGAATATTTTGGAAGCTTCAAGACAAAATAGTGTAAAAAGAATTCTATTTTCAAGTAGTGCTGCTGTGTATGGAAGTGAACCAACTCTTCCTAAAAGTGAAAACTCACCTACAAAACCAATTTCTCCTTATGGTTATGATAAGCTTATGGGTGAACAGTATATGAAATTATATAGTGAATTGTATAATATTGAAACTGTAGTATTGCGGTATTTTAATGTATATGGACCAAGACAAAGTGCTACAAGTGACTATAGTGGAGTAATATCTATTTTTGAAAAGAAGTTTCAAAATGATGAAATAGCAAATATTTATGGTGATGGAGAACAATATAGAGACTTTGTATATGTAAAAGATGTAGCAAACGCAAATATAATAGCAATGAATACTTCAAATATTTCAGGAGAAGTTATATGTGTAGGTACTGGAAATAAAACTTCAATAAATGATATTGTAAAAGTATTAAATGAGAAATATAATAAAAAGATAAAAGTCAAATACTTTAACTCAAGAGATGGAGATATTAAAGAATCAGTTTGTGAAAATTATAAGATAAAAAGAGTTTTGAATATTGCTACTTTTATAAAATTTGAAAATGGAGTGATGTATTTATGA
- the rfbC gene encoding dTDP-4-dehydrorhamnose 3,5-epimerase, with protein MQFIRTNITDVVIIEPTVHGDHRGYFVETFREDSLTEFLGYKINFCQDNESKSSKGVLRGLHYQLSPHAQTKLVRVIQGKVLDVAADIRKNSPTFGKYVAVELSADNKKQLLVPRGFAHGFVVLEDDTVFAYKVDNYYSPECDRGIAFDDKDLNIDWILNHDELNLSAKDTKQPKLHETNDLFEFGVNYYA; from the coding sequence ATGCAATTTATTAGAACTAATATTACTGATGTAGTAATTATTGAACCAACAGTTCATGGTGATCATAGAGGATACTTTGTAGAAACTTTTCGAGAAGATAGCCTTACAGAATTTCTTGGATATAAAATAAACTTCTGCCAGGACAATGAATCTAAAAGTTCAAAGGGAGTGCTTCGAGGACTTCATTATCAATTATCCCCTCATGCTCAAACTAAACTTGTACGTGTAATACAAGGAAAAGTTTTAGATGTAGCGGCTGATATTAGGAAGAACTCTCCTACATTTGGAAAATATGTAGCTGTTGAACTAAGTGCTGATAATAAAAAACAACTCTTAGTTCCAAGAGGATTTGCCCATGGATTTGTAGTTCTTGAAGATGATACAGTATTTGCTTATAAAGTAGATAACTACTATAGCCCTGAATGTGATAGAGGAATAGCCTTTGATGATAAAGATTTAAATATAGATTGGATATTAAATCATGATGAATTAAATTTATCTGCAAAAGACACCAAACAACCAAAACTTCACGAAACAAATGATTTATTTGAGTTTGGAGTAAATTATTATGCCTAA
- the tviB gene encoding Vi polysaccharide biosynthesis UDP-N-acetylglucosamine C-6 dehydrogenase TviB: MDKICIIGLGYVGLPLAHAFSAKYEVVGLDIYQTRIDELNKAHDRTLELSSEQLKEALDNGIKFTCNTEDIKDCNIFIVTVPTPIDKNKQPDLTPLVKASETVGKVLKKDDIVIYESTVYPGATEEVCVPILEKFSNLEFNKDFYCGYSPERINPGDKKHTVTKILKVTSGSTPKIGQKVDELYSSIITAGTHLAPTIKVAEAAKVIENSQRDINIAFVNELSIIFNKLDIDTNAVLEAAGTKWNFLPFRPGLVGGHCIGVDPYYLTHKAQSIGYNPEIILAGRRLNDNMGIYVANQVIKLMIKKGQKIEGSNVLVLGITFKENCPDIRNSRVIDVIEELQEFGCNITVSDYWADKDEVKHEYSIDLKDEVNFEDYEAIVLAVAHDNYKVLNLKNDNNIVYDIKSILEKSDGRL; the protein is encoded by the coding sequence ATGGATAAAATATGTATTATTGGCCTTGGGTATGTAGGTCTTCCTCTTGCACATGCATTTTCTGCTAAATATGAAGTAGTTGGTTTAGATATATATCAAACAAGAATTGATGAATTAAACAAAGCACATGATAGAACACTTGAATTATCAAGTGAACAGTTAAAAGAAGCACTTGATAATGGTATTAAGTTTACATGTAACACTGAAGATATAAAAGATTGTAATATTTTTATAGTTACAGTTCCAACTCCTATAGATAAAAACAAACAACCAGATTTAACGCCTTTAGTAAAAGCAAGTGAAACTGTAGGAAAAGTACTTAAAAAAGATGACATAGTTATATATGAAAGTACTGTTTATCCAGGTGCTACGGAAGAAGTATGTGTACCAATACTTGAAAAGTTTTCAAATCTGGAATTTAATAAAGATTTTTATTGTGGATATAGTCCAGAGAGAATAAACCCAGGAGACAAAAAACACACAGTTACAAAGATACTTAAAGTAACATCAGGTTCAACACCAAAAATTGGACAAAAAGTTGATGAACTTTACTCTTCTATTATTACTGCTGGAACACATTTAGCTCCTACAATAAAAGTAGCAGAAGCCGCAAAAGTAATAGAAAATTCTCAAAGAGATATAAATATAGCATTTGTAAATGAACTATCAATTATATTTAATAAACTAGATATTGATACAAATGCAGTACTAGAAGCAGCAGGTACTAAATGGAATTTCTTACCTTTTAGACCTGGACTTGTGGGAGGACACTGTATAGGTGTAGATCCATATTATTTAACTCATAAAGCACAAAGTATAGGATATAATCCAGAGATAATATTAGCAGGTAGAAGATTAAATGATAATATGGGAATTTATGTAGCAAATCAAGTTATAAAACTTATGATAAAAAAAGGACAAAAAATTGAAGGCTCAAATGTTTTAGTTCTTGGAATAACATTTAAAGAAAATTGTCCAGATATTAGAAATAGTAGAGTTATAGATGTAATAGAAGAACTTCAAGAATTTGGATGTAATATTACAGTGTCAGATTATTGGGCAGATAAAGATGAAGTAAAACATGAGTATAGTATAGATTTAAAAGATGAAGTTAATTTTGAAGATTATGAAGCAATAGTTTTAGCAGTTGCACATGATAATTATAAAGTTTTAAATTTGAAAAATGATAATAATATTGTTTATGATATTAAATCTATTTTAGAAAAAAGTGATGGGAGACTTTAA
- the rfbB gene encoding dTDP-glucose 4,6-dehydratase, with protein MFNNSNKTILVTGCAGFIGSNFVPYFLEKYLQYNLVNLDLLTYAGDLENLKECETNSRYKFIKGNISNRELIEFIFNEYDIRGVIHFAAESHVDNSIKNPGVFVETNVNGTYTLVDVAKNYWMEKPFKYKKEYLQLNGDIPGSKEQVGYQDCRFHHISTDEVYGTLTDNRKDLFTETTPYTPNSPYSASKASSDMIIKSYVETFGMNCVITNCSNNYGPKQHDEKLIPTIIRNALQGKPIPIYGDGKNIRDWLYVLDHCKGIDLVYHTGKKGETYNIGGRNERTNLQIVDKICTILDQYVPKKDNSSYKELITFVEDRAGHDRRYAIDATKIENELSWKAHENFDTGIVKTIEWYLEKYDI; from the coding sequence ATGTTTAATAATAGCAATAAGACAATATTAGTAACAGGATGTGCAGGATTTATAGGTAGTAATTTTGTACCATATTTTTTAGAAAAATATCTACAGTATAATTTAGTAAACTTAGATCTTTTAACATATGCAGGTGATTTAGAGAATCTAAAAGAGTGTGAAACAAATTCTAGATATAAATTTATAAAAGGTAATATCAGTAATAGAGAACTAATAGAATTTATTTTTAATGAATATGATATTAGAGGAGTAATCCATTTTGCAGCAGAATCTCATGTTGATAACTCAATAAAAAATCCAGGAGTATTTGTTGAAACTAATGTAAATGGTACTTATACTTTAGTTGATGTAGCAAAAAACTATTGGATGGAAAAACCTTTCAAATATAAAAAAGAATATCTGCAACTAAATGGCGATATCCCCGGTTCTAAAGAACAAGTGGGGTACCAAGATTGTAGATTCCATCATATCTCTACAGACGAAGTATATGGAACACTTACTGATAACCGAAAGGATTTGTTTACTGAAACTACACCATACACTCCAAACTCTCCATATTCAGCATCTAAAGCATCATCTGATATGATTATAAAATCTTATGTTGAAACATTTGGAATGAATTGTGTTATTACAAACTGCTCTAATAATTATGGACCAAAACAACATGATGAAAAACTAATTCCAACTATTATAAGAAATGCTCTACAAGGAAAGCCAATTCCAATCTATGGAGATGGAAAGAATATTAGAGATTGGTTGTATGTACTAGATCACTGTAAAGGTATAGACTTAGTATATCATACAGGTAAAAAAGGTGAAACATATAATATTGGTGGAAGAAATGAAAGAACAAATCTTCAAATAGTAGATAAAATTTGTACTATTTTAGATCAATATGTTCCAAAAAAAGATAACTCTTCATATAAAGAGTTAATAACATTTGTAGAAGATAGAGCGGGACATGATAGAAGATATGCAATAGATGCTACAAAGATAGAAAATGAACTTAGTTGGAAAGCACATGAAAATTTTGATACTGGTATAGTTAAGACTATTGAGTGGTATTTGGAAAAGTATGATATCTAA
- the wecB gene encoding non-hydrolyzing UDP-N-acetylglucosamine 2-epimerase, translated as MKTVMTIVGTRPEIIKLSRVIAELEKYTNHILVHTGQNYDYELNEVFFNDMGIKKPDYFLNAAGESTALTIANVISTSDKLFEELKPDAVLLYGDTNSCLSVISAKRRKIPIFHVEAGNRCFDQRVPEEINRKIVDQLSDINMTLTEHARRYLISEGIAPETVIKTGSSMKEVLEYHNNDILNSKVLETLKLKENDFFIVSAHREENIDSEQNFNDFLDSLNTIAEKYQKRVIVSTHPRTRKKLELLDNKDFNPLIEFIKPLGFFDYIALQQNAYCAISDSGTITEESSILRFPAITIRQSHERPEGMDEGTLIMSGLKSEDILNAIDVVTEQSKEQNMNIVKDYDTNTVSKKVVRIILSYIDYINRTVWKKY; from the coding sequence ATGAAAACAGTAATGACTATAGTCGGTACCAGACCTGAAATAATAAAACTTAGTCGGGTGATAGCAGAACTTGAAAAATATACAAATCATATATTAGTTCATACTGGACAAAACTATGATTATGAACTGAATGAAGTATTTTTTAATGATATGGGTATTAAAAAACCTGATTATTTTTTAAATGCAGCAGGAGAAAGTACTGCACTTACAATCGCAAATGTTATCAGTACTTCTGATAAACTTTTCGAAGAGTTAAAACCAGATGCTGTTTTACTTTATGGTGATACAAATAGTTGCTTATCTGTAATTTCAGCAAAAAGAAGAAAAATTCCAATTTTTCATGTGGAAGCTGGAAATAGATGTTTTGATCAAAGAGTGCCAGAAGAGATAAATAGAAAAATTGTTGATCAATTAAGTGATATAAATATGACTTTAACAGAACATGCAAGAAGATATTTAATATCTGAGGGAATAGCTCCTGAAACAGTTATAAAAACAGGGTCATCTATGAAAGAAGTTTTAGAATATCATAATAATGATATTTTAAATTCTAAAGTTTTAGAGACTTTAAAACTAAAAGAAAACGATTTTTTTATAGTAAGTGCACATAGAGAAGAAAATATTGATAGTGAACAAAATTTCAATGATTTTCTAGATTCATTAAACACAATCGCAGAAAAATATCAAAAAAGAGTTATTGTATCAACACATCCAAGAACGAGAAAAAAATTAGAGCTTTTAGATAATAAAGATTTTAATCCATTAATTGAATTTATTAAACCACTTGGATTTTTTGACTATATTGCACTACAACAAAATGCTTATTGTGCAATAAGTGATAGTGGGACAATAACTGAAGAATCTTCTATTTTAAGATTTCCAGCTATTACAATACGCCAATCCCATGAAAGACCAGAGGGAATGGACGAGGGAACTTTGATAATGTCTGGACTAAAAAGTGAAGATATTTTAAATGCTATAGATGTAGTAACTGAACAATCAAAAGAACAAAATATGAATATAGTGAAAGATTATGATACAAATACTGTTTCAAAAAAAGTGGTAAGAATTATTTTAAGTTATATAGATTACATAAATAGAACTGTTTGGAAGAAATATTAA
- the rfbA gene encoding glucose-1-phosphate thymidylyltransferase RfbA — protein sequence MKGILLAGGSGTRLYPITKGVSKQLTPIYDKPMIYYPLSVLMLSEIDEILIITTPEDQQNFKNLLGNGSDYGIKLQYIVQPSPDGLAQAFILGEEFLNGDDACLVLGDNIFYGHGLTQMLVQSVKNVKEENKATVFGYYVTDPERYGVAGFDENGNVTSIEEKPKNPKSNYAVTGLYFYPNDVVKKAKEVKPSHRGELEITTLNEMYLNEDRLKVELMGRGYAWLDTGTHESMLDASNFIQTIEKRQGLKVACLEEIAYEMGYISKDKLLELAEPFKKNQYGQYLINRATQPRKVR from the coding sequence ATGAAAGGAATACTATTAGCAGGGGGAAGTGGGACAAGACTTTACCCAATCACAAAAGGAGTAAGTAAGCAATTAACTCCAATATATGATAAACCAATGATATACTACCCATTATCAGTTTTAATGCTATCAGAAATAGATGAAATACTAATAATTACAACACCAGAAGACCAACAGAACTTTAAAAATCTTTTAGGGAATGGAAGTGATTATGGAATAAAGTTACAATATATTGTTCAACCAAGCCCAGATGGATTAGCACAAGCATTTATTTTAGGAGAAGAGTTTCTTAATGGAGATGATGCTTGTTTAGTTCTTGGAGATAATATTTTTTATGGACATGGTTTAACTCAGATGCTTGTACAAAGTGTAAAAAATGTTAAAGAAGAAAATAAAGCAACAGTGTTTGGTTACTATGTAACAGATCCTGAAAGATATGGTGTTGCAGGTTTCGATGAAAATGGAAATGTAACTTCTATTGAAGAAAAACCTAAAAACCCAAAATCAAACTATGCAGTTACTGGTCTTTACTTTTATCCAAATGATGTAGTTAAAAAAGCTAAAGAAGTAAAACCCTCACACAGAGGTGAATTAGAAATTACTACTTTAAATGAAATGTATCTTAATGAAGATAGATTAAAAGTAGAATTAATGGGAAGAGGTTATGCATGGCTTGATACTGGTACCCATGAATCTATGCTTGATGCAAGTAACTTTATTCAAACTATTGAAAAAAGACAAGGCTTAAAAGTAGCTTGCTTAGAAGAAATAGCTTATGAAATGGGTTATATCTCAAAAGATAAACTTCTTGAACTTGCAGAGCCTTTTAAAAAGAATCAATATGGACAATACCTAATCAATAGAGCAACTCAACCAAGGAAAGTTAGATAA
- a CDS encoding NAD-dependent epimerase, translated as MKILVTGTAGFIGSHLAIKLLERGDEVVGLDNINDYYDQSVKYGRLQRGGIIDSLEEGENIPYGEILTSNKNSNYKFIKLNLEDKEKVTKLFEDEKFDAVCNLAAQAGVRYSLTNPDSYIQSNIVGFLNLLEASRHNNVKNFSYASSSSVYGLNEELPFSTNHNVDHPISLYAASKKSNELMAHTYSHLYGISTTGLRFFTVYGPWGRPDMALFLFTKAALENRKINVFNNGEMLRDFTYIDDIVEGVIRVIDNPAKSNETWDKKEASTSSAPYKVYNIGNNNPVKLMDFIEAIENKLGKKIEKNMMPIQAGDVPATFADVNDLVQDLGYKPATPIQKGIDNFVDWYLDFFGYDEKGNKING; from the coding sequence TTGAAAATATTAGTAACAGGAACAGCAGGATTTATAGGAAGTCATTTAGCTATTAAGCTACTTGAAAGAGGTGATGAAGTAGTAGGATTAGATAATATAAATGACTACTATGACCAAAGTGTAAAGTATGGAAGATTACAAAGAGGTGGAATAATTGATTCACTAGAAGAGGGCGAAAATATTCCATATGGTGAGATTCTAACTTCAAATAAAAATAGTAATTATAAATTTATAAAATTAAACTTAGAAGATAAAGAAAAAGTAACTAAACTTTTTGAAGATGAAAAGTTTGATGCAGTATGTAATCTAGCTGCACAAGCAGGAGTTAGATATAGTCTTACAAATCCAGATTCTTATATCCAAAGTAATATAGTTGGTTTTTTAAATTTATTAGAAGCATCTAGACATAACAATGTAAAGAACTTTTCTTATGCTTCAAGCTCTTCAGTATATGGATTAAATGAGGAACTACCTTTTTCTACAAATCATAATGTAGATCATCCAATCTCACTTTATGCAGCAAGTAAAAAATCAAATGAATTGATGGCACATACTTATAGTCATCTTTATGGTATCTCTACAACTGGACTTAGATTTTTTACTGTATATGGACCATGGGGTAGACCTGATATGGCGCTATTTTTATTTACAAAAGCAGCTTTAGAAAATAGAAAAATTAATGTTTTTAATAATGGTGAGATGCTAAGAGATTTTACTTATATTGATGATATTGTTGAAGGTGTTATTAGAGTTATTGATAATCCAGCAAAATCAAATGAAACTTGGGATAAAAAAGAAGCATCAACTTCAAGTGCACCATATAAAGTATATAATATAGGAAATAATAACCCTGTAAAACTTATGGATTTTATAGAAGCTATTGAAAATAAGCTTGGTAAAAAAATAGAAAAAAATATGATGCCAATACAAGCAGGTGATGTACCTGCAACATTTGCAGATGTAAATGACTTAGTGCAAGATTTAGGTTATAAACCAGCAACACCAATTCAAAAAGGAATAGATAATTTTGTAGATTGGTATCTAGATTTTTTTGGATATGATGAAAAAGGAAATAAAATCAATGGATAA
- a CDS encoding polysaccharide biosynthesis protein: protein MFKNKILLITGGTGSFGNAILRKFLSTDIKEIRIFSRDELKQDNMRKKYNHNKLKFYLGDVRDVNSLDDAIKGVDFIFHAAALKQVPSCEFYPIQAVQTNIIGTENVLNVAIKHKVKNIVVLSTDKAVYPINAMGISKAMMEKVAVAKSRNLDDTGIVISCTRYGNVMASRGSVIPLFINQIRAGNDITITDPNMTRFMMSLDDAVDLVMFAFKNAKNGDIFVQKAPACTVELLANTLKNMLNKSEHKINIIGTRHGEKLYETLLTREEMVHAVDMDNYYKIPADNRNLNYSKFFEEGKVITEAYDYNSHNTKQLNEEELKNMLLNLTEIQNDLKEFGVVA, encoded by the coding sequence ATGTTTAAAAATAAGATATTGTTAATTACTGGGGGAACAGGTTCTTTTGGGAATGCCATTCTTCGTAAGTTTCTAAGTACAGATATAAAAGAGATAAGAATATTTTCTAGAGATGAGTTAAAACAAGATAATATGCGTAAGAAATATAATCATAACAAATTAAAATTTTATTTAGGTGATGTTAGAGATGTAAACTCTTTAGATGATGCAATTAAAGGTGTAGATTTTATCTTCCATGCTGCAGCATTAAAACAAGTACCATCTTGTGAATTTTATCCAATTCAAGCTGTTCAAACTAACATTATTGGTACTGAAAATGTTCTTAATGTAGCTATAAAACATAAAGTGAAGAATATAGTTGTTTTAAGTACAGATAAAGCTGTTTATCCTATAAATGCAATGGGTATAAGTAAAGCTATGATGGAAAAAGTAGCTGTTGCAAAAAGTAGAAATCTTGATGATACTGGAATAGTGATATCTTGTACAAGATATGGAAATGTAATGGCAAGTAGAGGTTCTGTGATACCTCTTTTTATCAATCAAATAAGAGCAGGTAACGATATAACTATAACAGACCCAAATATGACTAGATTTATGATGAGTTTAGATGATGCAGTAGATTTAGTGATGTTTGCATTTAAAAATGCCAAAAATGGTGATATCTTTGTACAAAAAGCACCTGCTTGTACAGTAGAACTTCTTGCAAATACTTTAAAAAATATGTTGAATAAATCAGAACACAAAATAAATATTATAGGTACCCGACATGGTGAAAAGCTATATGAAACACTTCTTACTAGAGAAGAAATGGTTCATGCTGTTGATATGGATAATTATTATAAAATACCAGCAGATAATAGAAATTTAAATTATAGTAAATTTTTTGAAGAGGGTAAAGTGATAACTGAAGCATATGATTATAACTCACACAACACAAAACAACTAAATGAAGAAGAATTAAAAAATATGCTTTTAAATCTTACTGAAATACAAAATGATTTGAAAGAGTTTGGAGTAGTTGCATGA
- a CDS encoding lipopolysaccharide biosynthesis protein translates to MISNIKNISYLTFTQIFIVFVGLLTGMIWSRFGSVEDYGKYQLLMSFVSIVGIFSLPGLGMTAQLSAGKNQHGNLEYIFKKKVLYSIISSFILFFIGNYYLFIKENTDMTYLIYIAACLYPLYNLKALWEGWITATGEFKKLSLIQIYFSLITFIALFGSLILTNNIYFVILSIFFAISLSNIIIIKYVQTKRNNDNTDFDLINYGYKLSIPMAIPIIMSLDKILISEYLTIEKVAIYAIAMAFPSFIKSLYLITNRLLSPKFTSSNSISESWKYFKSKFLLIVVFFTTIGLVGFFILDYLIVLLYTDKYLESTLYAKWIFLFTALSVPCSFLGNILRTQKILKFSYYYESFNSFGKLFLILVLIQEYGLWGIVYAISLMNILSIIFFISYFNYELKKERQNV, encoded by the coding sequence ATGATATCTAATATTAAAAACATTTCATATCTTACCTTTACACAAATATTTATTGTATTTGTAGGTTTATTAACAGGAATGATTTGGTCTAGATTTGGTAGTGTTGAAGATTATGGGAAATATCAACTTTTAATGTCTTTTGTTTCTATTGTCGGAATTTTTTCTTTGCCAGGGTTAGGAATGACAGCTCAGTTATCAGCAGGTAAAAATCAACATGGGAATTTGGAATATATTTTTAAGAAGAAAGTTTTATACTCGATAATAAGTAGTTTTATATTATTTTTTATTGGAAATTATTATCTTTTTATTAAAGAAAATACAGATATGACATACTTAATATATATTGCAGCATGTCTATATCCTTTATATAATTTAAAAGCATTATGGGAAGGATGGATAACGGCAACTGGAGAATTTAAAAAGTTATCATTGATACAAATATATTTTAGTTTAATAACTTTTATTGCACTATTTGGAAGTTTAATATTAACCAATAATATATATTTTGTAATATTAAGTATCTTTTTTGCAATCTCTTTGTCAAATATTATAATTATTAAATATGTTCAAACAAAAAGAAATAATGATAATACAGATTTTGATTTAATTAATTATGGATATAAACTAAGTATACCTATGGCAATACCTATTATTATGTCTTTAGATAAAATATTGATTTCGGAGTATTTGACAATTGAAAAAGTTGCTATATATGCTATTGCAATGGCATTCCCTTCTTTTATTAAATCACTTTATTTAATAACTAATAGATTATTATCTCCAAAGTTTACATCATCAAATAGTATTTCTGAATCTTGGAAATATTTTAAGTCAAAATTTTTACTAATTGTTGTTTTTTTTACTACAATAGGTTTAGTGGGTTTTTTTATTTTAGACTATTTGATAGTTTTGTTATATACTGATAAATATTTAGAATCAACATTATATGCAAAATGGATTTTTTTATTTACAGCACTTAGTGTTCCTTGTTCCTTTTTAGGAAATATATTAAGGACTCAAAAAATTTTAAAGTTTTCATATTATTATGAATCTTTTAATAGTTTTGGAAAATTATTCTTAATACTTGTGTTGATTCAAGAATATGGTTTGTGGGGAATAGTGTATGCTATTAGTTTGATGAATATACTATCTATTATATTTTTTATTAGTTATTTTAATTATGAGTTAAAAAAGGAGAGGCAAAATGTTTAA
- the rfbD gene encoding dTDP-4-dehydrorhamnose reductase, with product MPNSNSSFNILVTGSNGQVGSEIKELSSSYDYNFFFTDRTNIDITNKEDIKSFCQNNNINVIINCAAYTRVDKAEYDELNADLVNRKVVKKLALISKELNIKLIHISTDYVFDGKAFKPYCESFQTNPQSIYGKTKLDGEKELININPKNSIIIRTSWVYSFYGNNFVKTMIRLGHEKKELDVIFDQIGSPTYAKDLAKAILDIILQINNEKTQIFNFSNEGVLSWYDFAKEIMKMAKLDCKINPIETKDYPTPAKRPYYSLLNKSKIKFTFNIEIPYWKDGLYDCLKRLEERR from the coding sequence ATGCCTAATTCTAACTCTTCTTTTAATATTTTAGTAACAGGTTCAAATGGACAAGTTGGTTCAGAAATAAAAGAACTATCATCAAGCTATGATTATAACTTCTTTTTTACAGATAGAACAAATATAGATATTACAAATAAAGAAGATATAAAAAGCTTCTGTCAAAATAATAATATCAATGTTATTATAAACTGTGCAGCATATACAAGAGTTGATAAAGCAGAATATGATGAATTAAATGCTGATTTAGTAAATAGAAAAGTAGTTAAAAAATTAGCCTTAATTTCAAAAGAGTTGAATATAAAACTTATTCATATCTCAACTGATTATGTATTTGATGGTAAAGCTTTTAAACCATACTGTGAAAGTTTCCAAACAAATCCACAAAGTATTTATGGTAAAACAAAACTTGATGGTGAAAAAGAACTTATTAATATTAATCCTAAAAATTCAATTATAATTAGAACCTCTTGGGTTTATTCTTTTTATGGAAATAACTTTGTAAAAACAATGATTAGACTTGGACATGAAAAAAAAGAGCTAGATGTGATATTTGACCAAATTGGATCTCCAACTTACGCTAAAGATTTAGCAAAAGCTATTTTAGATATAATTCTACAAATTAATAATGAAAAAACACAAATATTTAATTTTTCAAATGAAGGTGTTTTATCTTGGTATGATTTTGCAAAAGAGATTATGAAAATGGCTAAGCTAGACTGTAAGATTAATCCAATAGAAACAAAAGATTACCCAACACCTGCCAAAAGACCTTATTATTCACTATTAAATAAAAGTAAAATCAAATTTACTTTTAATATAGAAATACCATATTGGAAAGATGGATTGTATGATTGTTTAAAAAGATTGGAAGAAAGAAGATAG